A genomic stretch from Onychostoma macrolepis isolate SWU-2019 chromosome 02, ASM1243209v1, whole genome shotgun sequence includes:
- the arhgap12a gene encoding rho GTPase-activating protein 12a isoform X2 — MADRSLAPGQKYIEVEYDYEYKSKDRLIIIKQGENYLLVKKTNEDWWQVRKDEASKPFYVPAQYVREVRRALMPPPKPLSAAGRGGTGPIRPSGLEIQRPDDNKKSPCPSPSGSALLPPRDDRGSPGSPTALVPPPQTNTSPGSLPRSRAESPSRKVVGEKDKELEKSSQGLEKDAIHEEFAREGGGPDKKRNVSESGDDLSSGSTDNLQTLGSGQGRPDSPVYTNLQELKISQSSTPPLPSSSPLNTNGDWETHKDQNGRHFYYNRSTQERTWKPPRARDSSFTRKEEKQDMTDTEVLSSEENCLSSQSDSQYGSPPRGWSEEMDEHGHTLYVSDYTNEKWLRHTDERGRLYYYSADGSRSEWELPKIGLKSQSNHSALLPGDAHKTRSLDRRLPDSVPIRTRHSVYLHESNDKDTKTGSPDSDSSCPSSPKPPNSPSEKCGNLNMTKITEHGKKVRKNWTTYWTVLQGSSLLFNKGQGGGTGWFGRDQKLEFSVEVKGGSVDWASKDKSSKKHVLELKTRQAMELLLQSDNESLVNEWHKALTEAIHAYAWESDEAIEEDMPESPDTEKHDKEKEQRNSKKSRDIKKSVSMDNAEQKKKTKLMKLLTGRPTLQAVKDKGYIKDQVFGSSLSSLCQRECTTVPHFVSLCIEQVEKNGLGVDGLYRVSGNLAIIQKLRFAVNHDEKVDLGDSKWEDIHVTTGALKMFFRELPEPLFPYAFFNNFITAIKMPDYKQKVQAVKDLMKQLPRPNHDTIQALFKHLKKVIQHVDMNRMTTQSVAIVFGPTLLRPEVETANMAVHMVYQNQIVELVLMEYETIFGR; from the exons ATGGCGGACCGCTCGCTGGCTCCAGGTCAGAAGTATATAGAGGTGGAGTATGACTACGAATACAAATCCAAAGACCGTTTGATCATCATTAAACAGGGGGAAAATTACCTGCTTGTGAAGAAGACCAATGAAGACTGGTGGCAGGTGCGTAAGGATGAGGCCAGTAAGCCCTTCTATGTCCCAGCGCAGTATGTGCGGGAGGTGCGACGTGCTCTCATGCCCCCTCCCAAACCCCTCAGTGCAGCAGGCCGAGGGGGGACCGGACCTATTCGACCATCTGGCCTGGAGATTCAGCGGCCAGATGACAACAAAAAGAGCCCGTGTCCCTCTCCCTCCGGCAGTGCTTTACTGCCGCCCAGGGATGACAGAGGCAGCCCGGGCAGCCCTACGGCGCTCGTCCCCCCCCCACAAACGAACACTTCACCTGGCTCTCTTCCTCGTTCCAGAGCTGAGTCTCCAAGTCGCAAAGTAGTTGGAGAGAAAGATAAAGAGTTAGAGAAGAGCAGTCAAGGACTGGAAAAAGATGCAATTCATGAAGAGTTTGCCAGAGAGGGAGGTGGCCCGGATAAGAAACGAAATGTTTCAGAATCCGGGGATGATCTCAGCAGCGGTTCAACTGATAACCTGCAG ACTTTAGGTTCAGGGCAGGGCAGGCCTGACTCTCCTGTCTACACAAACCTGCAGGAGCTGAAGATCTCTCAGTCCTCCACCCCTCCACTGCCGTCCTCCTCTCCGCTCAACACCAATGGAGACTGGGAGACTCACAAAGACCAGAATGGCAGACACTTCTACTACAACCGCAGCACGCAGGAGAGGACCTGGAAACCCCCACGGGCACGGGACTCCTCTTTCACCAGGAAAGAGGAGAAACAAGACATGACTGACACTGAG GTATTGTCATCGGAGGAAAACTGTCTTAGCAGCCAATCAGACAGCCAGTACGGTTCGCCCCCTAGAGGCTGGTCTGAGGAAATGGATGAGCATGGACACACTCTCTATGTGTCTGACTATACTAATGAGAAG tgGTTGAGACACACAGACGAGCGAGGCCGGCTGTATTACTACAGTGCAGATGGCTCCAGATCTGAGTGGGAGCTTCCTAAAATCGGTCTCAAATCACAG TCTAACCACTCAGCTCTGCTACCAGGAGATGCGCACAAAACTCGTAGTCTTGACCGGAGACTGCCTGATTCAGTTCCTATCAGGACAAGACACAGCGTATATTTACACGAGTCCAATGACAAG GACACCAAAACTGGCTCACCTGACTCTGACTCCTCCTGTCCCTCCTCTCCTAAACCCCCAAACTCT CCATCAGAGAAATGTGGCAATTTAAACATGACTAAAATCACTGAACATGGAAAGAAGGTCCG GAAGAACTGGACCACCTATTGGACAGTTTTGCAGGGTTCTTCATTACTATTTAATAAGGGCCAAGGGGGCGGGACTGGTTGG TTTGGAAGAGACCAGAAGCTGGAGTTTAGTGTGGAAGTCAAAGGAGGTTCAGTGGACTGGGCATCTAAAGACAAATCCAGCAAGAAACATGTTCTAGAG CTGAAGACTCGACAGGCCATGGAGCTCCTCTTGCAGTCAGATAACGAGAGCCTCGTCAATGAGTGGCACAAGGCTTTGACTGAAGCCATACACGCATAT GCTTGGGAGTCTGATGAGGCCATTGAAGAAGACATGCCAGAATCTCCTGACACTGAGaaacatgacaaagaaaaagAGCAAAGAAACTCCAAGAAGtccagag ATATTAAGAAATCCGTAAGCATGGATAATGcagaacagaagaagaagaccAAGCTGATGAAGCTCCTCACAGGCAGACCCACATTACAGGCCGTCAAAGACAAGGGTTACATTAAAG aTCAGGTGTTTGGCTCCAGTTTGAGCAGTCTTTGTCAGAGAGAATGTACCACCGTCCCTCACTTTGTCTCGTTGTGCATTGAGCAGGTGGAGAAGAACG GGTTAGGAGTGGATGGTTTGTACAGAGTCAGCGGAAATTTGGCCATCATACAAAAACTGAGATTTGCTGTTAATCACG ATGAGAAAGTGGATTTAGGGGACAGTAAATGGGAGGACATTCACGTGACCACTGGAGCCCTGAAGATGTTTTTCCGTGAGCTGCCAGAACCTCTATTCCCCTACGCTTTCTTCAACAACTTCATCACCGCTATCA AAATGCCAGATTATAAGCAGAAAGTTCAGGCGGTTAAAGATCTGATGAAGCAATTGCCACGGCCAAACCACGACACCATACAGGCGCTCTTCAAACACttgaagaa AGTAATCCAGCATGTCGACATGAACAGGATGACCACGCAGAGTGTAGCTATCGTGTTCGGACCGACGCTCCTACGCCCAGAGGTGGAGACGGCAAATATGGCTGTGCACATGGTCTACCAGAATCAGATCGTTGAGCTCGTTCTTATGGAATATGAGACCATATTCGGCAGGTAG
- the arhgap12a gene encoding rho GTPase-activating protein 12a isoform X1: protein MADRSLAPGQKYIEVEYDYEYKSKDRLIIIKQGENYLLVKKTNEDWWQVRKDEASKPFYVPAQYVREVRRALMPPPKPLSAAGRGGTGPIRPSGLEIQRPDDNKKSPCPSPSGSALLPPRDDRGSPGSPTALVPPPQTNTSPGSLPRSRAESPSRKVVGEKDKELEKSSQGLEKDAIHEEFAREGGGPDKKRNVSESGDDLSSGSTDNLQTLGSGQGRPDSPVYTNLQELKISQSSTPPLPSSSPLNTNGDWETHKDQNGRHFYYNRSTQERTWKPPRARDSSFTRKEEKQDMTDTEVLSSEENCLSSQSDSQYGSPPRGWSEEMDEHGHTLYVSDYTNEKWLRHTDERGRLYYYSADGSRSEWELPKIGLKSQSNHSALLPGDAHKTRSLDRRLPDSVPIRTRHSVYLHESNDKLKQKSIKDRRTLPPHRKSTFRSHPYRPQDTKTGSPDSDSSCPSSPKPPNSPSEKCGNLNMTKITEHGKKVRKNWTTYWTVLQGSSLLFNKGQGGGTGWFGRDQKLEFSVEVKGGSVDWASKDKSSKKHVLELKTRQAMELLLQSDNESLVNEWHKALTEAIHAYAWESDEAIEEDMPESPDTEKHDKEKEQRNSKKSRDIKKSVSMDNAEQKKKTKLMKLLTGRPTLQAVKDKGYIKDQVFGSSLSSLCQRECTTVPHFVSLCIEQVEKNGLGVDGLYRVSGNLAIIQKLRFAVNHDEKVDLGDSKWEDIHVTTGALKMFFRELPEPLFPYAFFNNFITAIKMPDYKQKVQAVKDLMKQLPRPNHDTIQALFKHLKKVIQHVDMNRMTTQSVAIVFGPTLLRPEVETANMAVHMVYQNQIVELVLMEYETIFGR from the exons ATGGCGGACCGCTCGCTGGCTCCAGGTCAGAAGTATATAGAGGTGGAGTATGACTACGAATACAAATCCAAAGACCGTTTGATCATCATTAAACAGGGGGAAAATTACCTGCTTGTGAAGAAGACCAATGAAGACTGGTGGCAGGTGCGTAAGGATGAGGCCAGTAAGCCCTTCTATGTCCCAGCGCAGTATGTGCGGGAGGTGCGACGTGCTCTCATGCCCCCTCCCAAACCCCTCAGTGCAGCAGGCCGAGGGGGGACCGGACCTATTCGACCATCTGGCCTGGAGATTCAGCGGCCAGATGACAACAAAAAGAGCCCGTGTCCCTCTCCCTCCGGCAGTGCTTTACTGCCGCCCAGGGATGACAGAGGCAGCCCGGGCAGCCCTACGGCGCTCGTCCCCCCCCCACAAACGAACACTTCACCTGGCTCTCTTCCTCGTTCCAGAGCTGAGTCTCCAAGTCGCAAAGTAGTTGGAGAGAAAGATAAAGAGTTAGAGAAGAGCAGTCAAGGACTGGAAAAAGATGCAATTCATGAAGAGTTTGCCAGAGAGGGAGGTGGCCCGGATAAGAAACGAAATGTTTCAGAATCCGGGGATGATCTCAGCAGCGGTTCAACTGATAACCTGCAG ACTTTAGGTTCAGGGCAGGGCAGGCCTGACTCTCCTGTCTACACAAACCTGCAGGAGCTGAAGATCTCTCAGTCCTCCACCCCTCCACTGCCGTCCTCCTCTCCGCTCAACACCAATGGAGACTGGGAGACTCACAAAGACCAGAATGGCAGACACTTCTACTACAACCGCAGCACGCAGGAGAGGACCTGGAAACCCCCACGGGCACGGGACTCCTCTTTCACCAGGAAAGAGGAGAAACAAGACATGACTGACACTGAG GTATTGTCATCGGAGGAAAACTGTCTTAGCAGCCAATCAGACAGCCAGTACGGTTCGCCCCCTAGAGGCTGGTCTGAGGAAATGGATGAGCATGGACACACTCTCTATGTGTCTGACTATACTAATGAGAAG tgGTTGAGACACACAGACGAGCGAGGCCGGCTGTATTACTACAGTGCAGATGGCTCCAGATCTGAGTGGGAGCTTCCTAAAATCGGTCTCAAATCACAG TCTAACCACTCAGCTCTGCTACCAGGAGATGCGCACAAAACTCGTAGTCTTGACCGGAGACTGCCTGATTCAGTTCCTATCAGGACAAGACACAGCGTATATTTACACGAGTCCAATGACAAG TTAAAACAGAAATCCATCAAGGACCGGCGAACCTTACCCCCGCACCGCAAAAGCACCTTCCGCTCTCACCCTTATAGGCCACAA GACACCAAAACTGGCTCACCTGACTCTGACTCCTCCTGTCCCTCCTCTCCTAAACCCCCAAACTCT CCATCAGAGAAATGTGGCAATTTAAACATGACTAAAATCACTGAACATGGAAAGAAGGTCCG GAAGAACTGGACCACCTATTGGACAGTTTTGCAGGGTTCTTCATTACTATTTAATAAGGGCCAAGGGGGCGGGACTGGTTGG TTTGGAAGAGACCAGAAGCTGGAGTTTAGTGTGGAAGTCAAAGGAGGTTCAGTGGACTGGGCATCTAAAGACAAATCCAGCAAGAAACATGTTCTAGAG CTGAAGACTCGACAGGCCATGGAGCTCCTCTTGCAGTCAGATAACGAGAGCCTCGTCAATGAGTGGCACAAGGCTTTGACTGAAGCCATACACGCATAT GCTTGGGAGTCTGATGAGGCCATTGAAGAAGACATGCCAGAATCTCCTGACACTGAGaaacatgacaaagaaaaagAGCAAAGAAACTCCAAGAAGtccagag ATATTAAGAAATCCGTAAGCATGGATAATGcagaacagaagaagaagaccAAGCTGATGAAGCTCCTCACAGGCAGACCCACATTACAGGCCGTCAAAGACAAGGGTTACATTAAAG aTCAGGTGTTTGGCTCCAGTTTGAGCAGTCTTTGTCAGAGAGAATGTACCACCGTCCCTCACTTTGTCTCGTTGTGCATTGAGCAGGTGGAGAAGAACG GGTTAGGAGTGGATGGTTTGTACAGAGTCAGCGGAAATTTGGCCATCATACAAAAACTGAGATTTGCTGTTAATCACG ATGAGAAAGTGGATTTAGGGGACAGTAAATGGGAGGACATTCACGTGACCACTGGAGCCCTGAAGATGTTTTTCCGTGAGCTGCCAGAACCTCTATTCCCCTACGCTTTCTTCAACAACTTCATCACCGCTATCA AAATGCCAGATTATAAGCAGAAAGTTCAGGCGGTTAAAGATCTGATGAAGCAATTGCCACGGCCAAACCACGACACCATACAGGCGCTCTTCAAACACttgaagaa AGTAATCCAGCATGTCGACATGAACAGGATGACCACGCAGAGTGTAGCTATCGTGTTCGGACCGACGCTCCTACGCCCAGAGGTGGAGACGGCAAATATGGCTGTGCACATGGTCTACCAGAATCAGATCGTTGAGCTCGTTCTTATGGAATATGAGACCATATTCGGCAGGTAG
- the arhgap12a gene encoding rho GTPase-activating protein 12a isoform X3: protein MADRSLAPGQKYIEVEYDYEYKSKDRLIIIKQGENYLLVKKTNEDWWQVRKDEASKPFYVPAQYVREVRRALMPPPKPLSAAGRGGTGPIRPSGLEIQRPDDNKKSPCPSPSGSALLPPRDDRGSPGSPTALVPPPQTNTSPGSLPRSRAESPSRKVVGEKDKELEKSSQGLEKDAIHEEFAREGGGPDKKRNVSESGDDLSSGSTDNLQTLGSGQGRPDSPVYTNLQELKISQSSTPPLPSSSPLNTNGDWETHKDQNGRHFYYNRSTQERTWKPPRARDSSFTRKEEKQDMTDTEVLSSEENCLSSQSDSQYGSPPRGWSEEMDEHGHTLYVSDYTNEKWLRHTDERGRLYYYSADGSRSEWELPKIGLKSQSNHSALLPGDAHKTRSLDRRLPDSVPIRTRHSVYLHESNDKPSEKCGNLNMTKITEHGKKVRKNWTTYWTVLQGSSLLFNKGQGGGTGWFGRDQKLEFSVEVKGGSVDWASKDKSSKKHVLELKTRQAMELLLQSDNESLVNEWHKALTEAIHAYAWESDEAIEEDMPESPDTEKHDKEKEQRNSKKSRDIKKSVSMDNAEQKKKTKLMKLLTGRPTLQAVKDKGYIKDQVFGSSLSSLCQRECTTVPHFVSLCIEQVEKNGLGVDGLYRVSGNLAIIQKLRFAVNHDEKVDLGDSKWEDIHVTTGALKMFFRELPEPLFPYAFFNNFITAIKMPDYKQKVQAVKDLMKQLPRPNHDTIQALFKHLKKVIQHVDMNRMTTQSVAIVFGPTLLRPEVETANMAVHMVYQNQIVELVLMEYETIFGR, encoded by the exons ATGGCGGACCGCTCGCTGGCTCCAGGTCAGAAGTATATAGAGGTGGAGTATGACTACGAATACAAATCCAAAGACCGTTTGATCATCATTAAACAGGGGGAAAATTACCTGCTTGTGAAGAAGACCAATGAAGACTGGTGGCAGGTGCGTAAGGATGAGGCCAGTAAGCCCTTCTATGTCCCAGCGCAGTATGTGCGGGAGGTGCGACGTGCTCTCATGCCCCCTCCCAAACCCCTCAGTGCAGCAGGCCGAGGGGGGACCGGACCTATTCGACCATCTGGCCTGGAGATTCAGCGGCCAGATGACAACAAAAAGAGCCCGTGTCCCTCTCCCTCCGGCAGTGCTTTACTGCCGCCCAGGGATGACAGAGGCAGCCCGGGCAGCCCTACGGCGCTCGTCCCCCCCCCACAAACGAACACTTCACCTGGCTCTCTTCCTCGTTCCAGAGCTGAGTCTCCAAGTCGCAAAGTAGTTGGAGAGAAAGATAAAGAGTTAGAGAAGAGCAGTCAAGGACTGGAAAAAGATGCAATTCATGAAGAGTTTGCCAGAGAGGGAGGTGGCCCGGATAAGAAACGAAATGTTTCAGAATCCGGGGATGATCTCAGCAGCGGTTCAACTGATAACCTGCAG ACTTTAGGTTCAGGGCAGGGCAGGCCTGACTCTCCTGTCTACACAAACCTGCAGGAGCTGAAGATCTCTCAGTCCTCCACCCCTCCACTGCCGTCCTCCTCTCCGCTCAACACCAATGGAGACTGGGAGACTCACAAAGACCAGAATGGCAGACACTTCTACTACAACCGCAGCACGCAGGAGAGGACCTGGAAACCCCCACGGGCACGGGACTCCTCTTTCACCAGGAAAGAGGAGAAACAAGACATGACTGACACTGAG GTATTGTCATCGGAGGAAAACTGTCTTAGCAGCCAATCAGACAGCCAGTACGGTTCGCCCCCTAGAGGCTGGTCTGAGGAAATGGATGAGCATGGACACACTCTCTATGTGTCTGACTATACTAATGAGAAG tgGTTGAGACACACAGACGAGCGAGGCCGGCTGTATTACTACAGTGCAGATGGCTCCAGATCTGAGTGGGAGCTTCCTAAAATCGGTCTCAAATCACAG TCTAACCACTCAGCTCTGCTACCAGGAGATGCGCACAAAACTCGTAGTCTTGACCGGAGACTGCCTGATTCAGTTCCTATCAGGACAAGACACAGCGTATATTTACACGAGTCCAATGACAAG CCATCAGAGAAATGTGGCAATTTAAACATGACTAAAATCACTGAACATGGAAAGAAGGTCCG GAAGAACTGGACCACCTATTGGACAGTTTTGCAGGGTTCTTCATTACTATTTAATAAGGGCCAAGGGGGCGGGACTGGTTGG TTTGGAAGAGACCAGAAGCTGGAGTTTAGTGTGGAAGTCAAAGGAGGTTCAGTGGACTGGGCATCTAAAGACAAATCCAGCAAGAAACATGTTCTAGAG CTGAAGACTCGACAGGCCATGGAGCTCCTCTTGCAGTCAGATAACGAGAGCCTCGTCAATGAGTGGCACAAGGCTTTGACTGAAGCCATACACGCATAT GCTTGGGAGTCTGATGAGGCCATTGAAGAAGACATGCCAGAATCTCCTGACACTGAGaaacatgacaaagaaaaagAGCAAAGAAACTCCAAGAAGtccagag ATATTAAGAAATCCGTAAGCATGGATAATGcagaacagaagaagaagaccAAGCTGATGAAGCTCCTCACAGGCAGACCCACATTACAGGCCGTCAAAGACAAGGGTTACATTAAAG aTCAGGTGTTTGGCTCCAGTTTGAGCAGTCTTTGTCAGAGAGAATGTACCACCGTCCCTCACTTTGTCTCGTTGTGCATTGAGCAGGTGGAGAAGAACG GGTTAGGAGTGGATGGTTTGTACAGAGTCAGCGGAAATTTGGCCATCATACAAAAACTGAGATTTGCTGTTAATCACG ATGAGAAAGTGGATTTAGGGGACAGTAAATGGGAGGACATTCACGTGACCACTGGAGCCCTGAAGATGTTTTTCCGTGAGCTGCCAGAACCTCTATTCCCCTACGCTTTCTTCAACAACTTCATCACCGCTATCA AAATGCCAGATTATAAGCAGAAAGTTCAGGCGGTTAAAGATCTGATGAAGCAATTGCCACGGCCAAACCACGACACCATACAGGCGCTCTTCAAACACttgaagaa AGTAATCCAGCATGTCGACATGAACAGGATGACCACGCAGAGTGTAGCTATCGTGTTCGGACCGACGCTCCTACGCCCAGAGGTGGAGACGGCAAATATGGCTGTGCACATGGTCTACCAGAATCAGATCGTTGAGCTCGTTCTTATGGAATATGAGACCATATTCGGCAGGTAG